A portion of the Etheostoma cragini isolate CJK2018 chromosome 13, CSU_Ecrag_1.0, whole genome shotgun sequence genome contains these proteins:
- the LOC117955648 gene encoding beta,beta-carotene 9',10'-oxygenase-like, which produces MLTADMPPMKPDRSDAKPVNNGMDKKCITSALKGLETIEPLVRSVEETPEPISAEVQGTIPSWINGKLLRNGPGKFEFGNTHFNHWFDGMAMLHRFKIDKGQVTYMSRFLHSDAYKKNSERDRIMMSEFGTLAFPDPCKNLFQRFLSRFEMMEPTDNASVSFVKYKGDYYVSTETNFIHKVNPENLESLEKVDWSKFIAVNGATAHPHYDPDGTTYNMGNSYGRKGALYNIIRLPPQKADAKETLQGAQILCSIAPANKSHPSYYHSFAMSENYVVFIEQPIKMDLLKIVTCKLRGKALNDGIYWDPMQETVFHIVDKLTGEVSSVKYHTKAISTFHQINAFEEDGFLILDTCCSDDGQAINNYLIQNLRKSGDALDEAYNSTGRAFPRRFVLPLQVTGETPTDQNLNTRPSSVATCVKISKDKVFCQHEDLHGDDLHEYGGLEFPQINYGRYNTQPYRYFYGCGFRHLVGDSLLKMDLKDKTLKVWYRKGSFPSEPVFVPSPDAVEEDDGVILSVVLTPSQDKGTFLLVLDAKTFEELARASVPVNMAYGFHGTFSASA; this is translated from the exons ATGCCAAGCCTGTCAACAATGGCATGGACAAGAAATGCATCACCTCAGCATTGAAGGGACTGGAGACAATTGAACCTCTGGTCCGCTCTGTAGAAGAGACTCCTGAGCCAATTTCCGCTGAAGTACAAGGTACCATTCCCTCCTGGATCAATGGCAAACTCCTCCGCAATGGCCCGGGGAAGTTTGAGTTTGGAAACACACA CTTCAACCACTGGTTTGATGGGATGGCCATGCTACACCGGTTCAAGATCGACAAAGGCCAGGTGACGTACATGAGTCGGTTCCTGCACAGCGACGCCTACAAGAAGAATAGTGAAAGGGACCGCATCATGATGTCAGAATTTGGTACCCTTGCTTTTCCTGACCCCTGTAAAAACCTCTTCCAACGCTTCCTGTCTCGCTTCGAGATGATGG AGCCCACGGACAATGCAAGTGTGAGCTTTGTGAAATACAAGGGTGACTACTATGTCAGCACGGAGacaaatttcattcataaagtgAACCCAGAAAACTTAGAATCCTTGGAAAAG GTAGACTGGAGCAAGTTTATTGCTGTAAATGGAGCCACTGCTCACCCACACTATGACCCTGACGGTACCACCTACAATATGGGCAACTCTTATGGACGCAAAG GAGCTCTGTACAACATCATCAGATTACCTCCTCAGAAAGCAGATGCCAAAGAAACCCTTCAAGGAGCCCAAATACTCTGCTCTATTGCACCTGCAAACAAGTCTCATCCCTCCTACTACCACAGCTTTG CTATGTCAGAGAACTACGTGGTGTTCATTGAGCAGCCAATTAAGATGGACCTGCTGAAGATAGTCACATGCAAGCTGAGGGGGAAGGCTTTGAACGACGGTATCTACTGGGATCCCATGCAGGAAACTGTCTTCCATATCGTTGACAAGCTAACAGGCGAG GTCAGCTCAGTGAAGTACCACACAAAGGCTATCTCCACCTTCCATCAGATCAACGCCTTCGAGGAAGATGGCTTCTTGATACTCGACACGTGCTGCTCAGACGACGGCCAAGCCATCAACAACTACCTCATCCAGAACTTACGCAAGTCCGGAGACGCATTAGATGAG GCATACAACTCCACAGGCAGGGCATTCCCTCGGCGTTTTGTCCTGCCCCTTCAAGTGACCGGTGAAACCCCAACAGACCAGAACCTGAACACGCGGCCCTCCAGTGTGGCAACATGTGTCAAAATCAGCAAAGATAAG GTGTTCTGCCAACACGAGGATCTCCATGGAGATGACCTCCATGAGTATGGTGGCCTGGAGTTCCCTCAGATAAATTATGGAAGATATAACACACAACCGTACCGTTATTTCTATGGCTGTGGCTTCAGACACCTGGTGGGGGACTCCCTGCTCAAGATGGACCTGAAGGACAAAACacttaag GTCTGGTACCGGAAGGGTTCCTTCCCATCAGAGCCCGTGTTTGTGCCGTCACCTGATGCTGTGGAGGAGGACGATGGCGTCATCCTGTCGGTGGTTCTCACCCCCTCACAG GATAAAGGAACATTCCTCCTGGTTTTGGATGCAAAGACATTTGAAGAGCTGGCAAGAGCCAGCGTGCCTGTTAACATGGCGTATGGCTTCCATGGCACCTTCAGCGCTTCTGCATAA